GCAAATTTTTGCCCAAAGGTCTTTTCCCCGAAAAAAACAAGAAAATTGCCTTCGGCAATGACTCTCTGCAATTTTCGAAGTGGTATCCTTCCTATACCAGATAAAAAATCCCTCCCCAAGGAGTCAGAGGAAATTTTGAACTGGTCATTTGAAAACCTCAGTAATAATCCAGATTATTAAGAAAATTAGTCCTAAAATCATTCCAGCTACGAAATGGCGCCAGTATTTATTGAAATAGGAGTCCATGCTGATTTACCTTGATTTTAGCCGCTTTTGGAGTTACAATACCCCAAGTAAGTGTGATTAAATAGTTATTAATATAATAATACCATTAAAATAGTAACAAGTCAAGGGAAAAATGCTATCAAAAAGATTAAAAGAATTGCGTAAACAAAAAGGTTGGTCGCAGCAAAGATTAGCTGAGAAAACAGGTCTATCTTTTAATACAATTACTAAGATAGAACAAGGGCTTGGCAAGCATCCTACGCTAAAAACACTAATCAGATTGACAGATATATTTAAGATTGGCCTGGACGAATTAGTAGGAAGAAAATGATTGACAAGAATGGTATACTATGATAGAATTTGAATTAGACAAAAGAATAGAAGTAAGTGGTGCGTTCGAAGGGGGAACCTCCACGATAAACAAGTAAAACCTTCGCTTTATAAGCGAAGGTTTTTTATTTAGAGCTTAGAACAGGGTTCGATAAGGAGATTAATAGATATGGCTAAAAACTCTCTGCCAAAATCAGAAGCAATAAAAAGTCTAGTTTATACAGCTGTAGAATCTTATGCTGAAGGGTTTCAAGCGCGACATGAAGGAGAAAAGGACGACCCCGATGGCACTATCAATATGAAGATACACAATGTATTTATAGCAGCCTTGGGTCCGGAAATACAATTTTTTACGGCACTAGTTCGATCGCTCGATAGCTCTTTAGGGAATATGTTAGAAAAGCTAGCAATAAATATTGCTAATTTTTCATATGAGGTAAAAAAACGCGTCGAAGGACCCTTAGGCGTTGAACAAACAAGAGGCATAGCGGAGTTACTAGAAAAGTACAAGAGAAGAGAAATCGCACCACCCACAGTAGAAGACTACCAGTTTTTAAGAACAAAACCAACTGATCAATCTCTACAAACCAAAAGACATGAAAGTGATTACTATTTAATTGATAAAGAAACAAAAAAACATTTCTTGATTGAACTTAAAATTGGCGGAGATTTGGATAATAAAAAGGCGCGTTCCGAGAAAGAAGCTCTTTTAGAGCAATTTGCCATATTGTCGAATACATTACCAGGAAATACAGACCTTAAACTTTGTTTCGCAACTGCCTACAACAGATATGGTGAAGATAAACCCTGGAAACAAGAGCGCGTACGGCAATTCTTTGCTGATGATGAGCTGCTTATAGGAAAAGATTTTTGGAATTTTGTTTGCAAAGGTGAAGATGGCTATGACACAGTCTTGGGTGCTTATAAAGAAAAAGCTCATTTAATCAAGGAAGCCGTAGACACAATTAAGAAGAAGTATCTGGAGTAAAGAATGAAAACAATGGTGCAACCTTTAATTAAATGGCCCGGCGGGAAGTCGAGAGAATTTACTCATATAAAAGATTTAATTCCAGCTTTTGACCGATATATCGAACCTTTCTTTGGTGGAGGTGCGGTTTTCTTTCAAATAAGGCCACATAGAGCTATCATTAATGATATATGTAAAGAATTAATGGACTTCTATAGATTTGTAAAGGGTGAGTATGATAAAGAAAAATTTAAAAAGGAACTGTATGAATATGTGCTGAATTGGGAAAAAGTCCCTAAGTATCTCAGCATATTCGAAAACCAATTTATAGCGTTATATGATAGATATAAGCGAGCCAAAATTACAGAAGAGCAATTAAGAACAGAGATAAATAGTAGTATAAAAAAATCGGAAAACAAATTCAATGGATTATTTGATGAAAAATTTTGCTTAGATAGGCAAAATTTATTAAAAGAAATTATATCAAATTTAGTTTCAAAAATTTGCCGAACAAAACAAGTTGAAAAAGAACGAGGCAAATTGCCCAAGGGCGATCTGGAGAAAAACATTGAAACTGCCTTTAGGAGCGGTTTCTATATGCATTTTCGAGATGTAATGAATTTTAATGGTAATAAATACAAGATTGGCTTGGCAAAAGAGATAGCAAATTACTATTTTATACGGGAATTTTGTTATGGTTCAATGTTTAGGTTTAATGCAAATGGCCTTTTCAACATTCCCTACGGTGGCATAGCTTATAATTCAAAAGATTTTAGAGGAAAAGTGGATTACATTTTTAGTGAGGACATAGGGAGACTTTTTAAAAATACAACGATAAAAAATCAGGACTTTGAACATTTTTTTAATACTTACAAATTTGGTAGAAAAGACTTCATCTTTTTAGACCCTCCTTATGACACAGATTTTAGTGATTATGAAAAGAAGGCTTTTGATAAAAGGGATCAAGAGAGACTAGCGCATTGTTTGTGTAAAACACAGGCCAATTTTATCCTTATTATTAAAATGACACCTTTTATTTTCAAATTATATGATGAAAAAAAGGGTATTAAAATAGGTAAATTTGAAAAAACATATTTATATAATGTAAAAGGTAGGAACGAAAGAAATGCCGAACACCTTATTGTCTACAACTTCTAATATATCTCATTTCGAGCAAAAAATAAATACAGTGATCCATGGCGATTGCATTGAAGTTTTAAAGACTTTTTCCAACGATACATTTGATTTGATTTTTGCCGATCCACCTTATTATTTACAATTGCCAAAAGGGAAGAGATTGAAACGTCCAGACGGTTCAGAAATAATTCCCGTAGATGACAAATGGGATAAATTCAAAGATTACGAGGAATTTGATGCCTTTACTCTGAATTGGCTGACCGAATGCCAAAGAGTTTTAAAGCCTACTGGAACTATTTGGGTTATTGGCATGTACCACAATATATTCAGGGTAGGAAAAATAATGCAAGACTTAGGCTTGTGGTTTTTAAATGACGTAATTTGGGTTAAAATGGGTGCATTGCCCAATTTAAATGGGCGAAGATTTACCAATAACCATGAAACCTTAATTTGGGCTGTGAAAAACAAATATTGCAAAAGCTATACTTTTAACTATGAGTTATTAAAAGAAATAAATGCTGGCAAGCAAATGAAAGACACAGATTGGGTGTTTCCTATTTGCACAGGAGCTGAGAGACTAAGAGATAAGGACGGCATAAAAGTGCATACGGCACAAAAGCCCATAAATCTCATCAAGCGTGTTATATTGACCGCAAGTAACAAAGATGATCTAGTTCTCGATCCATTCCTTGGTAGTGGAACAACAGCAGTTGCAGCCCAAGAACTTGGCAGAAACTGGATTGGAATTGAGAAAGAAAAAAAATATATAGAGGTAGCAAAGAAAAGAATTTCTAAAGCGTAAAGCACGAGAAAAGTTATGACAGAAAAATTTGTAAGGCGAGCAATAATAGATTGGCTTAGTCGTAAGGGGTACAGTCGAGGCCTCAGAGAGAAGCATACAGACGAGCATGGCGTTGATATTAAAGTGAGACATAATAATTATGCTCGCTATTTTATAGTAGAGACTAAAGGAGGTACGGACGCCAAAAAAGTTAAGCATCCTCGTTCAAGAAGAGAGGTTTATTTTATTTACGTTCTTGGGCAGATAGCGACAAGGATGAATACTACTGCGAGATACAATTATGGGGTTGGTTTACCCGACACCTATAGAGAGAAAGTTATGCGTCGCCTTCCTTGGCAATTTTGCAAGAATAATAATTTGTTTATATTCCTTGTCAATAAAGAAGGAAAAGTAAATCAATTTAACTGGAAGCAGCTTAAGGCACACCAAGGTAGATTGAAAAGATTTAGAAGATAATTCTGTTGTTTTTCTGTAATTTCCACTTTGGGAATAGGGCGGGTTCCGGGACAATTTGGAGAATGGTGGGCACTCGATAGGAGGCACAATGCTAGATATTAATCTAGTTAAGCAAAAATTACAAGACTTAATCAATGAAGAAAGGCTTAATAAAAATATAACGGATATTAGATTCGAGCCTAATAAAGGCAGATATTTTGTTATTTTGGATAATAGCGGAGAGGCTGTAATAATTGAAGAGTGGATGGAGGACTATTTAGAAGGTCAAGATCTTGACAGGAGAGGACAAATAATCCGGTCTATCAAGAATGCAGCTGAATGGAAATAGGTAAACGCTAGGTAAATAGCTATATTAAATAGAGTGTCGATAGTAAGAACTAAGTTACCCTATGCTTTCACCCAAAAGTGAAAACATCGAGCATTCTTAGGGTAGATAATTCTACCGTCTCTCCGGATATACCGGCAGAAGACCTCAATCATAGGAGCTGATACTGAATAGCGCTTTTGGCGCTTTTCAGCTTTACTCCTTTGCTTCATTCAGAAACCTCCTTTCCAAGGGGCTAGATTCCTTAAGCATCCCCTCAAGAAAGGAAGTAAGATAATTGCTAGGAGGGGGCTAAGCAAGAGCTAGCCTGAAAAGGAAGCTTTGAATTACAGGAGTCTTTTACTCCTATAGTTTTCCTATCGACACTCAAAGAACAGTATATCTTGTTGCAACGTCATACTTTCCAGTGAGTTAAGGCATTTATTTTAACACAGAGAAATTGATAAGTCAAGGTAATTTCTCTGCATTTGAACTGCCGATATCAGCTATTTTCGACGCCCCACTTTCCGCTTTGGGGATAGGGTGGTTTTGGGGGCAATTTGGGCAATAGTAGTATATAAATTGAATAATGAAAACTTTCTCCGAATATTCTTCGAAACTTTCACCTCATATTGAATTTGATCCTAGAGCCTTCATTGGGACTGAAGACATCCCCCAAGAATTATGCAATTTTATTTTAGCTTTAGCCCTAGCATACAATGATTACAAAGATTATAGTATAAATTATCACATGCACTTAAACTCTGAACCAAAAGGTAAGCCGCAAAGAAACTCTGCATGGGGTGAATATGCGGGTATTAAGTTTCATATTATTCGTCTTCATATTGCTTTTGTTCACGAGCTATTCAAGTTAATTCAAAACAATAAAAAAATCCTAAAGCATTCATTTTTTGAAGAAATAATCAGAGTTCTTAATAAAAAAGCTCGCAAATCTTGGACACTCCTTATTGACATTGCTTTAGCTGACGAATCAGCCCCTAAGAAATCTAATCCACTACATATGATAAGAAATAAAGTGGCCTTTCACTATGATGCGAAAGAGTTATTAGCAGGATACAAGAAGGGCTTTTTCGAGAACGGAGAGATTCTAGAAAATGCTTGCATTTCACTTGGTAATACAATAGAGAATGCAAGATTCTATTTTGCTGATAGGGCTATTCAGGCATACGTAGAGAAAGGTCTA
The DNA window shown above is from Patescibacteria group bacterium and carries:
- a CDS encoding DUF624 domain-containing protein: MDSYFNKYWRHFVAGMILGLIFLIIWIITEVFK
- a CDS encoding helix-turn-helix transcriptional regulator, whose translation is MLSKRLKELRKQKGWSQQRLAEKTGLSFNTITKIEQGLGKHPTLKTLIRLTDIFKIGLDELVGRK
- a CDS encoding TdeIII family type II restriction endonuclease, which produces MAKNSLPKSEAIKSLVYTAVESYAEGFQARHEGEKDDPDGTINMKIHNVFIAALGPEIQFFTALVRSLDSSLGNMLEKLAINIANFSYEVKKRVEGPLGVEQTRGIAELLEKYKRREIAPPTVEDYQFLRTKPTDQSLQTKRHESDYYLIDKETKKHFLIELKIGGDLDNKKARSEKEALLEQFAILSNTLPGNTDLKLCFATAYNRYGEDKPWKQERVRQFFADDELLIGKDFWNFVCKGEDGYDTVLGAYKEKAHLIKEAVDTIKKKYLE
- a CDS encoding DNA adenine methylase, with the translated sequence MKTMVQPLIKWPGGKSREFTHIKDLIPAFDRYIEPFFGGGAVFFQIRPHRAIINDICKELMDFYRFVKGEYDKEKFKKELYEYVLNWEKVPKYLSIFENQFIALYDRYKRAKITEEQLRTEINSSIKKSENKFNGLFDEKFCLDRQNLLKEIISNLVSKICRTKQVEKERGKLPKGDLEKNIETAFRSGFYMHFRDVMNFNGNKYKIGLAKEIANYYFIREFCYGSMFRFNANGLFNIPYGGIAYNSKDFRGKVDYIFSEDIGRLFKNTTIKNQDFEHFFNTYKFGRKDFIFLDPPYDTDFSDYEKKAFDKRDQERLAHCLCKTQANFILIIKMTPFIFKLYDEKKGIKIGKFEKTYLYNVKGRNERNAEHLIVYNF
- a CDS encoding site-specific DNA-methyltransferase, giving the protein MPNTLLSTTSNISHFEQKINTVIHGDCIEVLKTFSNDTFDLIFADPPYYLQLPKGKRLKRPDGSEIIPVDDKWDKFKDYEEFDAFTLNWLTECQRVLKPTGTIWVIGMYHNIFRVGKIMQDLGLWFLNDVIWVKMGALPNLNGRRFTNNHETLIWAVKNKYCKSYTFNYELLKEINAGKQMKDTDWVFPICTGAERLRDKDGIKVHTAQKPINLIKRVILTASNKDDLVLDPFLGSGTTAVAAQELGRNWIGIEKEKKYIEVAKKRISKA